In the Candidatus Electrothrix sp. GW3-4 genome, one interval contains:
- a CDS encoding two-CW domain-containing protein, with protein MKKQNCWEVKKCGREPDGIRADEFGVCPAAEEDKADGIHDGENGGRCCWVVAGTLCKGENAQGSYVDKFTADCQKCDFYAMVKREEEPNFKIGLSILKEIRQKK; from the coding sequence ATGAAAAAACAAAACTGTTGGGAAGTAAAAAAATGTGGGCGGGAGCCTGATGGAATACGGGCTGATGAATTTGGAGTCTGCCCTGCTGCTGAAGAGGATAAGGCTGACGGAATCCACGATGGTGAGAACGGTGGCCGCTGCTGCTGGGTGGTTGCCGGGACCTTATGTAAGGGCGAAAATGCCCAGGGATCTTATGTAGATAAGTTTACTGCTGATTGCCAGAAATGTGATTTTTACGCTATGGTCAAACGGGAGGAGGAACCGAATTTTAAAATTGGTTTATCCATCTTAAAGGAAATACGACAAAAGAAGTAG
- a CDS encoding methyl-accepting chemotaxis protein, translated as MAQKAKGKKMLNVKKLFRGGQTIRGKLLFWLLIISLVPMAVIGFVSYEYSSSSLQRQSFEQLETTLAFQYQALHRYFNEQARKLENISGNMRAFQEEAYTKLSAVRALQKKQVKSYFKMRFEDVQMFGESPQQQQAFSQLLSNTTVEPSAEFVEFLEDWLANRDFYSLTLLSQDGKVVFSTDREVERGAPVQEGTSEWEAVEKGMQETRFIDYHLSSFWELKHVAYFSTPLFTADQAPGLLLFRLQDNALDSIMKDTTGLGETGESYMVGMDGMFRSNSRHFEEPTIANPSFLVDTESIVYALAGEDGETTVVNYRGDNVLSAYTAVSLYGATWVLMVEIDRAEAVVPKVDGEEMDLLAQLAKIYNFSDLYLVSTDGYIFASAGQKKDYLTNILTGPYADSMFSKAVKNVLETREMAVSDYAFYEPAGGQAEAFMAVPIMNREAISMIVVLQISDDPINEIMKIRQQFEKKSGHTELKGHSEMVNIATYLIGPDKLWRSEAQDAKKYKVKSTLLNPKAKVNTEAVQQALKGKSDTKITVNSLGEKVLASWAPVRYKGLNWAIISEVAQEEVDRPVMQLLLIVGLLALFAAAAVIFVSLRVAGGVTEQVDEIMQGIAKVEKGEYGEQVKVTSGDELGRMATSFNQMTTTIHDLIESRQKEHDELQDSIIRLLEEITELADGDLSIRATVTEDVIGTLADSLNLMLEELGTAFVRIKQSAEQVGSTANILSASTGELAGQNNNQSSMINEAVQEINLLTNAIREAANQANQSASFSRESSQVAAEGAKAVRETSQAMEVIRGNVQNTARSIKRLGESSQEISDFARTINEISDRTSILALNASIQAAAAGEEGRGFAVVAEEIQRLAERAAVSTRQIETLIKNILGEITEAGVSMDASIQEVVQGTKLSHNALARLDEITDRSNEVFELIQGVASAAQQQADTTAILATSMGEIGSISLETAEEALGASVSMQEMAVMGDDMLQAVATFKLEAEDQADDAAVEVLDADALDA; from the coding sequence ATGGCACAGAAGGCTAAGGGAAAAAAGATGTTAAATGTAAAGAAGCTGTTTCGCGGCGGACAGACGATTAGGGGCAAATTGCTCTTTTGGCTTCTGATTATTTCGTTAGTGCCAATGGCTGTTATCGGCTTTGTCAGTTATGAATATTCGTCCTCTTCATTACAGCGCCAGTCCTTTGAACAGTTGGAGACAACCTTGGCGTTCCAGTATCAGGCGCTCCATCGATATTTTAATGAGCAGGCGAGAAAACTGGAAAATATTTCTGGTAATATGCGTGCCTTCCAGGAAGAGGCATACACCAAACTCTCTGCTGTTCGAGCGTTGCAGAAAAAGCAGGTGAAGTCCTACTTTAAGATGCGCTTTGAGGATGTACAGATGTTTGGTGAGAGTCCTCAGCAACAGCAGGCCTTTAGTCAACTTCTCAGTAATACGACTGTTGAGCCGAGCGCTGAGTTTGTCGAGTTTCTGGAAGACTGGCTTGCAAATCGTGATTTTTATTCGCTTACTTTGCTCAGTCAGGATGGAAAGGTTGTTTTTTCCACGGATCGGGAAGTAGAGCGGGGTGCCCCAGTGCAGGAAGGTACATCAGAGTGGGAAGCGGTCGAGAAAGGTATGCAGGAAACGCGTTTTATAGACTATCACCTCTCATCTTTTTGGGAGCTCAAGCATGTTGCCTATTTTTCTACTCCGCTGTTCACTGCTGATCAAGCGCCAGGCCTTCTCCTTTTTCGCCTGCAAGACAATGCGTTAGATAGTATTATGAAGGATACGACGGGGTTGGGCGAGACTGGTGAGAGTTACATGGTTGGTATGGACGGTATGTTTCGTTCCAATTCTCGTCATTTTGAGGAGCCCACGATTGCCAACCCCTCCTTTCTTGTGGATACGGAAAGTATTGTTTATGCGCTGGCAGGCGAGGATGGAGAAACAACTGTTGTGAACTATCGCGGTGACAATGTTCTTTCCGCCTATACAGCGGTAAGTCTTTACGGAGCAACCTGGGTCTTGATGGTTGAAATAGACCGGGCGGAAGCGGTGGTGCCCAAGGTGGATGGGGAAGAAATGGATCTTCTCGCCCAGCTTGCTAAAATCTATAATTTTTCTGATCTCTATCTTGTTTCCACTGATGGGTATATTTTTGCTTCTGCTGGGCAGAAGAAGGATTACCTGACCAATATTCTTACAGGTCCTTATGCTGACTCAATGTTTAGTAAAGCTGTTAAGAATGTTCTGGAAACCAGGGAGATGGCAGTCAGTGATTATGCCTTCTATGAACCTGCTGGCGGGCAAGCAGAGGCGTTTATGGCGGTACCGATTATGAACCGTGAGGCCATTTCTATGATCGTTGTCCTGCAGATCTCCGATGATCCGATCAATGAAATTATGAAGATTCGCCAACAGTTCGAGAAGAAGTCAGGTCATACAGAATTGAAAGGCCATAGTGAGATGGTCAATATTGCCACCTATTTAATCGGTCCGGATAAGCTATGGCGTTCGGAAGCACAGGATGCCAAGAAGTACAAGGTTAAAAGCACGCTCTTGAATCCCAAGGCAAAGGTGAATACGGAAGCCGTGCAGCAGGCCCTTAAGGGGAAGAGTGATACGAAAATTACCGTGAATAGTCTGGGTGAAAAGGTGTTAGCTTCCTGGGCACCCGTTCGATATAAGGGCCTCAACTGGGCCATTATCAGTGAGGTTGCGCAGGAAGAAGTTGACCGGCCTGTTATGCAGTTGCTGTTGATTGTTGGCCTGCTTGCCCTCTTTGCTGCTGCTGCGGTTATTTTTGTCAGTCTGCGGGTTGCTGGTGGTGTGACTGAGCAGGTTGATGAGATTATGCAGGGTATTGCCAAGGTTGAAAAAGGTGAATACGGTGAGCAGGTTAAGGTGACCAGTGGGGATGAGCTGGGGCGAATGGCTACCTCTTTTAACCAGATGACAACAACGATTCATGATCTTATTGAGTCCAGGCAGAAGGAGCATGATGAGCTCCAGGATTCCATTATTCGCCTTCTTGAAGAGATTACCGAGCTGGCTGACGGTGACTTGAGTATTCGTGCCACCGTTACTGAGGACGTGATTGGAACCTTGGCTGACTCCTTGAATTTAATGCTTGAGGAGCTGGGAACGGCTTTTGTCCGGATTAAACAGTCTGCTGAGCAGGTTGGTTCAACAGCAAATATTCTCAGTGCGTCAACAGGAGAACTGGCTGGTCAGAATAATAATCAGTCAAGCATGATTAATGAGGCGGTACAGGAAATTAATCTGCTGACCAATGCTATCCGGGAGGCAGCGAATCAGGCGAATCAGTCAGCGAGCTTTTCCAGAGAATCCAGCCAGGTTGCTGCTGAGGGGGCAAAGGCGGTACGCGAAACCAGTCAGGCGATGGAGGTTATTCGAGGGAATGTTCAGAATACAGCCCGGTCCATTAAGCGTCTTGGTGAGAGTTCACAGGAGATCAGTGACTTTGCCCGAACGATTAACGAGATTTCCGATCGTACTTCTATTCTGGCGCTGAATGCCTCTATTCAGGCCGCTGCTGCTGGCGAAGAGGGGCGTGGTTTTGCCGTTGTTGCTGAAGAAATTCAGCGTCTGGCTGAGCGGGCTGCTGTGTCAACCCGACAGATTGAAACCTTGATTAAAAATATTCTTGGCGAGATCACTGAGGCAGGTGTCAGTATGGATGCCAGTATTCAGGAGGTGGTTCAGGGGACCAAACTGTCCCACAATGCGCTTGCGCGACTGGATGAAATTACTGATCGATCCAATGAGGTTTTTGAGCTTATTCAGGGTGTTGCCTCCGCTGCTCAGCAGCAAGCAGATACAACAGCGATCTTGGCAACATCAATGGGCGAGATTGGCAGTATCAGTCTGGAAACAGCTGAAGAGGCCCTGGGCGCTTCGGTTTCCATGCAGGAGATGGCAGTTATGGGCGATGACATGTTGCAGGCTGTTGCCACCTTTAAACTTGAGGCTGAAGATCAGGCCGATGATGCTGCCGTTGAAGTTTTGGACGCTGATGCACTTGATGCCTAG
- a CDS encoding ABC transporter substrate-binding protein, translating into MKKNRWNILWGCCLCFAIALPGQSDAAVKLGQSCALTGPTAFLGQQVHKGAMAYVNAHAGDEIEISLKDDGYEPARCLENTETFLQDGVHALFGYVGTPTSKVAVPLSTEKEVLFFAPFTGAGFLSDVEKTPYSFAVRASYDAEIENMLRHLKEDLGITRIGLFVQRDSFGMAGVQAAVQAQEKLGGIKIVPPVPKLPGDESSMDEWNEFWKSVPNYQRNTVSVGGGVRQVRGQAVEAVILVGASRPCAVAINQWHKMGFKVPMINISFVGSLSLAQRLKGTDNVYISQVVPDPWDDSLPLVKQYQQDMGSEEYGFASLEGYLSAKVFHHALTGGVQGEVTTAALKDALESMSQYDAGGVEVSFGENDHRGIDSVYLTKINKSADTIVFTYVDVLSPLEK; encoded by the coding sequence ATGAAGAAAAACCGATGGAATATTCTGTGGGGCTGTTGCCTCTGTTTTGCGATAGCTTTGCCCGGCCAGAGTGATGCCGCAGTCAAGCTGGGTCAGTCCTGCGCATTGACAGGACCAACGGCATTTCTCGGCCAGCAGGTGCATAAAGGGGCAATGGCCTATGTGAATGCACATGCCGGAGATGAGATTGAGATATCGCTCAAGGATGATGGTTATGAACCCGCGCGTTGCCTTGAGAACACAGAGACTTTTTTACAGGATGGCGTTCATGCCCTCTTCGGCTATGTGGGCACCCCTACCTCAAAGGTAGCAGTACCTCTGTCAACCGAAAAGGAGGTCCTATTTTTTGCCCCCTTTACCGGGGCTGGTTTTTTAAGCGATGTCGAAAAGACCCCCTATTCTTTTGCCGTTCGCGCCAGCTATGACGCTGAAATTGAAAATATGCTACGGCATCTGAAGGAAGACTTGGGAATTACCCGGATTGGCCTCTTTGTGCAGCGGGATTCCTTTGGCATGGCGGGTGTCCAGGCTGCTGTGCAGGCACAGGAGAAATTGGGAGGTATTAAAATAGTTCCTCCTGTACCGAAATTACCCGGCGATGAAAGCTCTATGGATGAGTGGAATGAATTCTGGAAGAGTGTACCGAACTATCAGAGAAATACGGTTTCAGTGGGAGGAGGGGTGCGCCAAGTCAGGGGGCAGGCCGTCGAGGCTGTGATTCTTGTTGGGGCCAGCAGACCCTGTGCAGTGGCCATCAACCAATGGCATAAAATGGGCTTCAAGGTCCCGATGATCAATATCTCTTTTGTCGGCTCACTCTCTTTGGCTCAGCGTCTGAAAGGTACCGATAATGTCTATATCAGTCAGGTGGTTCCTGATCCTTGGGATGATAGTCTGCCTCTGGTGAAGCAGTATCAACAGGATATGGGCTCTGAAGAGTACGGTTTTGCCAGCCTGGAAGGGTATCTCAGTGCCAAGGTTTTCCATCATGCCCTTACAGGAGGGGTACAAGGGGAGGTAACGACAGCAGCGCTGAAGGATGCGCTTGAATCCATGTCGCAATATGATGCAGGGGGAGTAGAGGTCTCCTTTGGCGAGAATGATCATCGCGGTATTGATTCAGTCTATCTGACCAAGATAAACAAGTCCGCTGATACAATAGTCTTCACTTATGTTGACGTCTTATCTCCTCTGGAGAAATGA
- a CDS encoding glycoside hydrolase family 3 N-terminal domain-containing protein: MMKLSRMFLVGFDGCTLKQGHWLRRALAGTPPAGVILFDRNIDGRVQNFSSATQLKELTTELATLTTGPLLIAVDQEGGRVCRLKERDGFAGTETAAELGQQSPEVSTLPAAEAMAAALAGYGINLNLAPVVDVNLNLDNPIIARYERSFGVIPETVAAHCQAFLQGHHNNGVACCLKHFPGHGSASGDSHLGFVDISKDWQEKELEPYKILLASCRVDAIMTAHVVHYGLDPSGLPATLSPVMINTMLRHDLGFTGVIITDDLQMKAISSRYGYKEAVQHAVLAGTDLLIVGNNLERDPDALEQGIAAIQELLDQGRVSEERIQESLRRIDLLLQFCTRRELFK, translated from the coding sequence ATGATGAAGCTCAGTCGTATGTTTCTTGTTGGCTTCGACGGATGCACACTCAAGCAAGGGCATTGGCTCAGAAGGGCCCTTGCAGGCACACCTCCGGCGGGCGTCATCCTTTTTGATAGAAATATCGACGGGAGAGTTCAGAATTTCAGCTCGGCAACTCAGCTTAAGGAACTGACGACAGAGCTTGCTACGTTGACAACTGGCCCTCTATTGATCGCAGTAGACCAGGAAGGGGGGAGGGTGTGCAGGCTGAAAGAACGGGATGGGTTTGCAGGTACTGAAACAGCGGCAGAGCTTGGACAGCAGAGTCCAGAGGTATCTACTCTGCCAGCGGCAGAGGCAATGGCTGCCGCCTTGGCAGGCTATGGCATTAATCTGAATCTTGCCCCAGTGGTGGATGTAAATCTGAATCTTGATAATCCGATTATCGCTCGGTATGAGCGGAGCTTTGGAGTTATTCCAGAGACGGTTGCCGCCCACTGTCAGGCCTTTCTGCAAGGACATCATAATAATGGGGTTGCCTGTTGCTTAAAGCATTTCCCGGGGCATGGCAGTGCCTCTGGGGATTCACATCTTGGCTTTGTCGATATCAGCAAGGATTGGCAAGAGAAAGAGCTTGAACCCTATAAGATTCTGCTTGCGAGCTGTCGTGTCGATGCCATCATGACGGCGCATGTGGTTCATTATGGGCTGGATCCCTCAGGGCTCCCTGCGACCTTGTCACCTGTTATGATCAACACCATGCTGCGCCATGACTTGGGATTTACTGGCGTGATCATAACTGATGACTTGCAAATGAAGGCTATTTCCTCAAGGTATGGTTATAAGGAGGCGGTCCAGCACGCTGTGCTGGCAGGGACGGATCTTCTGATTGTGGGCAATAATCTGGAGCGCGATCCAGATGCCCTTGAACAGGGCATTGCCGCAATTCAAGAGCTTCTGGATCAAGGGCGTGTCTCTGAAGAGCGCATTCAAGAGTCCTTACGGCGCATTGATCTCTTGCTCCAGTTCTGCACCAGGAGAGAGCTCTTCAAGTGA